From Xenopus laevis strain J_2021 chromosome 7L, Xenopus_laevis_v10.1, whole genome shotgun sequence, one genomic window encodes:
- the sult2a1.L gene encoding sulfotransferase family 2A member 1 L homeolog isoform X1 codes for MSFDYFLYKGVKFSPGSYSQELLQYVENEFQVLDDDVYIVTYPKSGTHWLIEILSLINRDADPTWCNSVLIWLRSPWIETKEGQLQLKDLSSPRVLTSHLPFHIFPKAFFTSKAKIIYVMRNPKDIFVSLFYFAKIICHYKDPESFEQYLEDFLQGNILYNSWFEHVRGWMQMKDNSNFFIITYEELHQDLRGCILRICKFLGKELGDSKIDTIVKHSSFEAMKENKMSNYSLGTEEYIDHTKGTFMRKGTAGDWKNHFTVAQSEHFDRVYQEKMKDLNMKFFWEGK; via the exons atgtcatttgatTATTTCCTGTACAAAGGGGTCAAGTTTTCCCCAGGCTCATACTCACAAGAATTGCTTCAATACGTAGAGAATGAATTCCAAGTGCTGGATGATGATGTTTACATTGTGACCTATCCCAAATCTG GAACACATTGGCTGATAGAGATTCTGAGTCTTATCAACCGAGATGCGGACCCGACCTGGTGCAACAGTGTGCTAATTTGGCTGAGATCTCCTTGGATTGAAACTAAAGAAGGCCAACTGCAATTAAAGGACCTTTCCAGCCCAAGGGTTCTTACGTCTCACCTACCATTCCATATTTTTCCAAAGGCATTCTTTACATCTAAAGCCAAG ATCATTTATGTAATGAGGAACCCCAAGGATATCTTCGTGTCACTTTTTTACTTTGCAAAGATAATCTGTCACTACAAAGACCCTGAAAGTTTTGAGCAATACTTAGAAGACTTTTTGCAAGGGAACA TTCTTTATAACTCTTGGTTTGAGCACGTCAGAGGGTGGATGCAAATGAAAGACAACAGCAACTTCTTTATAATTACTTATGAGGAACTCCACCAG GATCTGCGAGGCTGCATCTTAAGAATCTGTAAATTCCTTGGGAAAGAACTAGGTGATAGCAAAATcgatacaattgtaaaacactcGTCTTTTGAAGCCATGAAAGAAAACAAGATGTCCAACTACAGTCTTGGCACAGAAGAATATATTGATCACACAAAAGGCACCTTTATGCGGAAAG GGACCGCTGGGGACTGGAAGAATCATTTCACCGTGGCCCAAAGCGAACACTTCGATAGAGTTTATCAGGAGAAGATGAAGGATCTGAACATGAAATTCTTCTGGGAAGGAAAATaa